One Phaseolus vulgaris cultivar G19833 chromosome 4, P. vulgaris v2.0, whole genome shotgun sequence DNA window includes the following coding sequences:
- the LOC137837391 gene encoding YTH domain-containing protein ECT4-like isoform X1 — protein MEDLSPSSDTTKAADLLQNLSLDSEPKTAVVAEPAKKSASIQNGHGHGPARGVSKPFNLNASFTPNGHPSTAYYYGGYDGQGDWNSYSRYMNFNGGMTQGVWGDGSSYLYHQGYGYTPYGAPMQHDDKFYGLQQYHYPSSYYQSPTSADGSFAANKINAQPGKISAAVSDEHTPSGVINNGSSVGVVNEDSTNNNGLKDFLSSSRPSLLNSNDSTYQRAGFPAYAPLPGHQDSRVVPHGTQPALPSDALIFSDQKSNDGAKIGLSSPAVPVKKTSSQRNTAIPLQLPQSMSYSSMHSSGPEPFYGFMNGIYPSNAMYNQYGNTYRANSHIGPAPYGFRTGSFDNKLKAANGRVNDHFKKNMDGFGELNKGPRSGNCSDDKSMKGPEAATLLPEGQNLLIKSDNKESLLIPNKKEYDGEDFPENYSDAKFFVIKSYSEDDIHKSIKYNVWASTLNGNKKLDAAYHEAKEKPGDCPVFLLFSVNTSGQFVGLAEMVSPVDFGRTLEYWQQDRWTGCFSVKWHIIKDIPNSVLRHITLENNENKPVTNSRDTQEVNFEKGIQVLKIFKEQSSKTCILDDFGFYETREKMIQERKSKEQQFPKQVSKSHDGALIDESATTGESGQKENLVEVNGSTTQAIEDCSKNC, from the exons ATGGAAGACCTCTCTCCTTCCTCCGATACCACAA AAGCTGCAGATTTACTGCAGAATTTATCCTTGGACTCTGAGCCCAAGACCGCCGTAGTTGCTGAGCCTGCAAAGAAG TCTGCTTCTATACAGAATGGACACGGACACGGTCCAGCTAGGGGGGTGTCCAAGCCATTTAACCTGAATGCAAGCTTCACTCCAAATGGACATCCGTCTACTGCGTACTATTATGGAG GTTATGATGGGCAAGGTGATTGGAACTCTTACTCCAGATATATGAACTTTAATGGAGGGATGACACAA GGTGTTTGGGGAGACGGCTCTTCTTATTTGTACCATCAAGGTTATGGTTATACACCATATGGAGCACCCATGCAACATGATGATAAATTCTATGGGCTTCAACAGTACCATTACCCTTCTTCCTACTACCAGTCTCCAACTTCTGCTGATGGGTCATTTGCTGCTAATAAAATCAATGCTCAACCAGGGAAAATATCTGCTGCAGTCAGTGATGAACATACCCCTTCTGGTGTTATTAATAATGGAAGCAGTGTTGGTGTTGTCAACGAAGATTCTACAAATAACAATGGGTTGAAGGATTTTTTGTCAAGTTCCAGGCCCTCATTGTTGAATTCAAATGATTCTACTTATCAAAGGGCTGGCTTTCCTGCATATGCTCCTTTGCCAGGACATCAAGATTCAAGAGTAGTTCCTCATGGGACTCAACCAGCATTACCTTCAGATGCCTTAATATTTTCTGATCAAAAGTCCAATGATGGAGCAAAAATTGGATTATCTTCTCCAGCTGTGCCTGTCAAAAAAACATCCTCTCAAAGGAATACGGCTATTCCTCTGCAACTTCCACAGTCCATG AGCTATAGTTCCATGCATTCATCTGGACCAGAACCATTCTATGGATTCATGAATGGGATATACCCAAGCAACGCAATGTACAACCAATATGGAAACACATATAGAGCCAATTCTCATATTGGACCTGCTCCCTATGGATTTAGAACAGGGTCCTTTGATAACAAGCTTAAAGCTGCAAATGGCCGTGTTAatgatcattttaaaaaaaatatggatggCTTTGGTGAGCTGAATAAGGGACCAAGATCTGGCAATTGTTCTGATGATAAAAGTATGAAAGGTCCTGAAGCTGCCACATTATTACCCGAGGGACAGAATCTTCTAATTAAAAGTGACAATAAAGAATCGCTTCTCATTCCTAATAAGAAAGAGTACGATGGAGAAGATTTTCCTGAGAATTATTCTGATGCAAAATTCTTTGTCATCAAATCTTATAGTGAGGATGATATTCATAAAAGCATAAAATATAATGTTTGGGCAAGCACCCTTAATGGCAACAAAAAGCTGGATGCAGCATATCATGAAGCCAAGGAGAAGCCTGGTGACTGTCCTGTATTTTTGCTATTTTCG GTCAACACCAGTGGACAATTTGTTGGTTTAGCAGAGATGGTGAGCCCAGTTGATTTTGGTAGAACTTTGGAGTACTGGCAGCAGGATAGGTGGACTGGTTGCTTTTCTGTGAAGTGGCATATCATAAAAGATATCCCGAACAGTGTGTTGAGGCACATTACTCtagaaaataatgaaaacaaaCCTGTCACCAATAGTAGAGACACTCAGGAG GTTAACTTTGAGAAGGGTATTCAAGTTCTCAAAATCTTCAAGGAGCAGTCAAGCAAGACATGCATCCTGGATGATTTTGGCTTTTATGAGACTCGTGAAAAAAtgattcaggaaagaaaatCTAAGGAACAACAGTTTCCAAAACAG GTTAGCAAGTCTCACGATGGAGCCTTGATTGATGAATCAGCTACTACAGGTGAATCAGGACAAAAGGAAAATCTGGTAGAAGTGAATGGATCAACAACACAAGCAATTGAAGACTGTTCGAAGAACTGCTAA
- the LOC137837391 gene encoding YTH domain-containing protein ECT2-like isoform X3, whose protein sequence is MNFNGGMTQGVWGDGSSYLYHQGYGYTPYGAPMQHDDKFYGLQQYHYPSSYYQSPTSADGSFAANKINAQPGKISAAVSDEHTPSGVINNGSSVGVVNEDSTNNNGLKDFLSSSRPSLLNSNDSTYQRAGFPAYAPLPGHQDSRVVPHGTQPALPSDALIFSDQKSNDGAKIGLSSPAVPVKKTSSQRNTAIPLQLPQSMSYSSMHSSGPEPFYGFMNGIYPSNAMYNQYGNTYRANSHIGPAPYGFRTGSFDNKLKAANGRVNDHFKKNMDGFGELNKGPRSGNCSDDKSMKGPEAATLLPEGQNLLIKSDNKESLLIPNKKEYDGEDFPENYSDAKFFVIKSYSEDDIHKSIKYNVWASTLNGNKKLDAAYHEAKEKPGDCPVFLLFSVNTSGQFVGLAEMVSPVDFGRTLEYWQQDRWTGCFSVKWHIIKDIPNSVLRHITLENNENKPVTNSRDTQEVNFEKGIQVLKIFKEQSSKTCILDDFGFYETREKMIQERKSKEQQFPKQVSKSHDGALIDESATTGESGQKENLVEVNGSTTQAIEDCSKNC, encoded by the exons ATGAACTTTAATGGAGGGATGACACAA GGTGTTTGGGGAGACGGCTCTTCTTATTTGTACCATCAAGGTTATGGTTATACACCATATGGAGCACCCATGCAACATGATGATAAATTCTATGGGCTTCAACAGTACCATTACCCTTCTTCCTACTACCAGTCTCCAACTTCTGCTGATGGGTCATTTGCTGCTAATAAAATCAATGCTCAACCAGGGAAAATATCTGCTGCAGTCAGTGATGAACATACCCCTTCTGGTGTTATTAATAATGGAAGCAGTGTTGGTGTTGTCAACGAAGATTCTACAAATAACAATGGGTTGAAGGATTTTTTGTCAAGTTCCAGGCCCTCATTGTTGAATTCAAATGATTCTACTTATCAAAGGGCTGGCTTTCCTGCATATGCTCCTTTGCCAGGACATCAAGATTCAAGAGTAGTTCCTCATGGGACTCAACCAGCATTACCTTCAGATGCCTTAATATTTTCTGATCAAAAGTCCAATGATGGAGCAAAAATTGGATTATCTTCTCCAGCTGTGCCTGTCAAAAAAACATCCTCTCAAAGGAATACGGCTATTCCTCTGCAACTTCCACAGTCCATG AGCTATAGTTCCATGCATTCATCTGGACCAGAACCATTCTATGGATTCATGAATGGGATATACCCAAGCAACGCAATGTACAACCAATATGGAAACACATATAGAGCCAATTCTCATATTGGACCTGCTCCCTATGGATTTAGAACAGGGTCCTTTGATAACAAGCTTAAAGCTGCAAATGGCCGTGTTAatgatcattttaaaaaaaatatggatggCTTTGGTGAGCTGAATAAGGGACCAAGATCTGGCAATTGTTCTGATGATAAAAGTATGAAAGGTCCTGAAGCTGCCACATTATTACCCGAGGGACAGAATCTTCTAATTAAAAGTGACAATAAAGAATCGCTTCTCATTCCTAATAAGAAAGAGTACGATGGAGAAGATTTTCCTGAGAATTATTCTGATGCAAAATTCTTTGTCATCAAATCTTATAGTGAGGATGATATTCATAAAAGCATAAAATATAATGTTTGGGCAAGCACCCTTAATGGCAACAAAAAGCTGGATGCAGCATATCATGAAGCCAAGGAGAAGCCTGGTGACTGTCCTGTATTTTTGCTATTTTCG GTCAACACCAGTGGACAATTTGTTGGTTTAGCAGAGATGGTGAGCCCAGTTGATTTTGGTAGAACTTTGGAGTACTGGCAGCAGGATAGGTGGACTGGTTGCTTTTCTGTGAAGTGGCATATCATAAAAGATATCCCGAACAGTGTGTTGAGGCACATTACTCtagaaaataatgaaaacaaaCCTGTCACCAATAGTAGAGACACTCAGGAG GTTAACTTTGAGAAGGGTATTCAAGTTCTCAAAATCTTCAAGGAGCAGTCAAGCAAGACATGCATCCTGGATGATTTTGGCTTTTATGAGACTCGTGAAAAAAtgattcaggaaagaaaatCTAAGGAACAACAGTTTCCAAAACAG GTTAGCAAGTCTCACGATGGAGCCTTGATTGATGAATCAGCTACTACAGGTGAATCAGGACAAAAGGAAAATCTGGTAGAAGTGAATGGATCAACAACACAAGCAATTGAAGACTGTTCGAAGAACTGCTAA
- the LOC137837391 gene encoding YTH domain-containing protein ECT4-like isoform X2 — MEDLSPSSDTTKAADLLQNLSLDSEPKTAVVAEPAKKNGHGHGPARGVSKPFNLNASFTPNGHPSTAYYYGGYDGQGDWNSYSRYMNFNGGMTQGVWGDGSSYLYHQGYGYTPYGAPMQHDDKFYGLQQYHYPSSYYQSPTSADGSFAANKINAQPGKISAAVSDEHTPSGVINNGSSVGVVNEDSTNNNGLKDFLSSSRPSLLNSNDSTYQRAGFPAYAPLPGHQDSRVVPHGTQPALPSDALIFSDQKSNDGAKIGLSSPAVPVKKTSSQRNTAIPLQLPQSMSYSSMHSSGPEPFYGFMNGIYPSNAMYNQYGNTYRANSHIGPAPYGFRTGSFDNKLKAANGRVNDHFKKNMDGFGELNKGPRSGNCSDDKSMKGPEAATLLPEGQNLLIKSDNKESLLIPNKKEYDGEDFPENYSDAKFFVIKSYSEDDIHKSIKYNVWASTLNGNKKLDAAYHEAKEKPGDCPVFLLFSVNTSGQFVGLAEMVSPVDFGRTLEYWQQDRWTGCFSVKWHIIKDIPNSVLRHITLENNENKPVTNSRDTQEVNFEKGIQVLKIFKEQSSKTCILDDFGFYETREKMIQERKSKEQQFPKQVSKSHDGALIDESATTGESGQKENLVEVNGSTTQAIEDCSKNC, encoded by the exons ATGGAAGACCTCTCTCCTTCCTCCGATACCACAA AAGCTGCAGATTTACTGCAGAATTTATCCTTGGACTCTGAGCCCAAGACCGCCGTAGTTGCTGAGCCTGCAAAGAAG AATGGACACGGACACGGTCCAGCTAGGGGGGTGTCCAAGCCATTTAACCTGAATGCAAGCTTCACTCCAAATGGACATCCGTCTACTGCGTACTATTATGGAG GTTATGATGGGCAAGGTGATTGGAACTCTTACTCCAGATATATGAACTTTAATGGAGGGATGACACAA GGTGTTTGGGGAGACGGCTCTTCTTATTTGTACCATCAAGGTTATGGTTATACACCATATGGAGCACCCATGCAACATGATGATAAATTCTATGGGCTTCAACAGTACCATTACCCTTCTTCCTACTACCAGTCTCCAACTTCTGCTGATGGGTCATTTGCTGCTAATAAAATCAATGCTCAACCAGGGAAAATATCTGCTGCAGTCAGTGATGAACATACCCCTTCTGGTGTTATTAATAATGGAAGCAGTGTTGGTGTTGTCAACGAAGATTCTACAAATAACAATGGGTTGAAGGATTTTTTGTCAAGTTCCAGGCCCTCATTGTTGAATTCAAATGATTCTACTTATCAAAGGGCTGGCTTTCCTGCATATGCTCCTTTGCCAGGACATCAAGATTCAAGAGTAGTTCCTCATGGGACTCAACCAGCATTACCTTCAGATGCCTTAATATTTTCTGATCAAAAGTCCAATGATGGAGCAAAAATTGGATTATCTTCTCCAGCTGTGCCTGTCAAAAAAACATCCTCTCAAAGGAATACGGCTATTCCTCTGCAACTTCCACAGTCCATG AGCTATAGTTCCATGCATTCATCTGGACCAGAACCATTCTATGGATTCATGAATGGGATATACCCAAGCAACGCAATGTACAACCAATATGGAAACACATATAGAGCCAATTCTCATATTGGACCTGCTCCCTATGGATTTAGAACAGGGTCCTTTGATAACAAGCTTAAAGCTGCAAATGGCCGTGTTAatgatcattttaaaaaaaatatggatggCTTTGGTGAGCTGAATAAGGGACCAAGATCTGGCAATTGTTCTGATGATAAAAGTATGAAAGGTCCTGAAGCTGCCACATTATTACCCGAGGGACAGAATCTTCTAATTAAAAGTGACAATAAAGAATCGCTTCTCATTCCTAATAAGAAAGAGTACGATGGAGAAGATTTTCCTGAGAATTATTCTGATGCAAAATTCTTTGTCATCAAATCTTATAGTGAGGATGATATTCATAAAAGCATAAAATATAATGTTTGGGCAAGCACCCTTAATGGCAACAAAAAGCTGGATGCAGCATATCATGAAGCCAAGGAGAAGCCTGGTGACTGTCCTGTATTTTTGCTATTTTCG GTCAACACCAGTGGACAATTTGTTGGTTTAGCAGAGATGGTGAGCCCAGTTGATTTTGGTAGAACTTTGGAGTACTGGCAGCAGGATAGGTGGACTGGTTGCTTTTCTGTGAAGTGGCATATCATAAAAGATATCCCGAACAGTGTGTTGAGGCACATTACTCtagaaaataatgaaaacaaaCCTGTCACCAATAGTAGAGACACTCAGGAG GTTAACTTTGAGAAGGGTATTCAAGTTCTCAAAATCTTCAAGGAGCAGTCAAGCAAGACATGCATCCTGGATGATTTTGGCTTTTATGAGACTCGTGAAAAAAtgattcaggaaagaaaatCTAAGGAACAACAGTTTCCAAAACAG GTTAGCAAGTCTCACGATGGAGCCTTGATTGATGAATCAGCTACTACAGGTGAATCAGGACAAAAGGAAAATCTGGTAGAAGTGAATGGATCAACAACACAAGCAATTGAAGACTGTTCGAAGAACTGCTAA